One genomic window of Mustela erminea isolate mMusErm1 chromosome 13, mMusErm1.Pri, whole genome shotgun sequence includes the following:
- the SNRNP35 gene encoding U11/U12 small nuclear ribonucleoprotein 35 kDa protein, giving the protein MNDWMPIAKEYDPLKAGSIDGTDEDPHDRAVWRAMLARYTPNKGVTGDPLLTLFVARLNLQTKEEKLKEVFSRYGDIRRLRLVRDLVTGFSKGYAFIEYKEERSLIKAYRDADGLVIDQHEIFVDYELERTLKGWIPRRLGGGLGGKKESGQLRFGGRDRPFRKPINLPIVKNDQYREGKREKREGSRSRERHWDSRTRDRDHDRGRERRWQDREPARVWPESDWDRERDFRDDRAKGREKRDRSK; this is encoded by the coding sequence ATGAACGATTGGATGCCCATTGCCAAGGAGTATGACCCGCTTAAAGCAGGCAGCATCGACGGCACCGATGAAGACCCACACGATCGCGCCGTCTGGAGGGCAATGTTGGCTCGATACACCCCCAACAAAGGCGTCACAGGAGACCCCCTCCTCACCCTGTTTGTGGCCAGACTAAACTTGCAGACCAAGGAGGAGAAGTTGAAGGAAGTGTTTTCCCGCTATGGGGACATCCGGCGGCTTAGGCTGGTGAGGGACTTGGTCACGGGCTTTTCCAAGGGCTATGCCTTCATCGAATACAAGGAGGAGCGTTCTCTGATCAAAGCCTACCGGGATGCGGACGGCCTGGTTATTGACCAGCATGAGATATTTGTGGACTACGAGCTGGAAAGGACCCTCAAAGGCTGGATCCCTCGGCGACTTGGAGGGGGTCTCGGGGGGAAGAAGGAATCCGGGCAGCTAAGGTTTGGGGGGCGCGATCGGCCTTTCCGAAAACCCATTAATTTGCCGATTGTTAAGAATGACCAAtacagagaggggaaaagggaaaagcgGGAGGGATCTCGGTCTCGAGAGAGACACTGGGACTCTCGGACAAGGGACCGAGACCACGACCGTGGCCGGGAGAGGAGATGGCAGGACAGAGAGCCAGCCAGGGTGTGGCCAGAAAGTGactgggacagagagagggacttCAGAGATGACAGAgccaaggggagggagaagagggaccGAAGTAAATAG